The Paenibacillus dendritiformis region GCCGGACGCCGGCTGGACCGCTTACTTCCCGCTCGCGAGCGTGGAGTTCAGTCCGACCGTCGGCATGAACTTCTACTCGATCGCGCTGCAGATTGCCGGTATCGGTACCTTGATGACCGGGGTCAACTTCATCGTGACGATTCTCAAAATGCGCGCGCCTGGCATGACGCTGATGCGCATGCCGATGTTCACGTGGTCGGTTCTCATCACTTGCGTCATCATCCTGTTCGCGTTCCCGGTTCTGACGGTAGCGCTCGCCTTGATGATGTTCGACCGGATGTTCGGGGCGCAATTCTTCACGATGGCCAATGGCGGCATGGATATGCTCTGGGCCAACCTGTTCTGGGTATGGGGCCATCCGGAGGTCTATATCGTCGTCCTGCCTGCGTTCGGGATTTACAGTGAGATTATCTCGACATTCTCGCGCAAAAATTTGTACGGCTATAAATCGATGGTATTCAGTATGGTTGCCATCTCGCTCCTGTCCTTCGTCGTATGGGCGCACCACTTCTATACGATGGGTCACGGGGCCATGGTCAACGGCTTCTTCTCCGTCACGACGATGGCGATTGCCGTGCCGACCGGCGTCAAAATATTCAACTGGCTCTTCACGATGCAAAAAGGGAAGATACAGTTCACTACACCGATGATGTATGCCCTCGCCTTCATTCCGATCTTCACCATCGGAGGGGTAACGGGCGTCATGCTCGCGATGGCGAGCGCCGACTATCAATACCATAATACGATGTTCCTGGTCGCGCACTTCCACTATGTGCTGATTCCGGGCACGGTGTTCGCGGTCATTGCCGGCATGTACTACTGGTTCCCGAAAGTTTTCGGCTTCCGTCTGAACGAGCGTCTGGGCAAAATCAGCTTCTGGTTCATCGCGATCTGCTTCAACGTCACGTTCTTGCCGCTGTTCTTCCTCGGATTGAACGGTATGACGCGCCGGATGTACACGTACTCGGCCGAGACCGGCTTCGGTCCGCTGAACCTGATCGCCACGATCGGCTCCTTCGGTCTGGCTATCGGCTTCGCGATTCTCGTGTACAACATTTACTGGAGCGCCCGGTATGCGCCAAGAGACAAGACCGGCGACCCTTGGGATGCGCGCACCCTGGAATGGAGCACGCACAGTCCGGTGCCGGAGTACAACTTCGCCGTCATCCCGAATGTGAAGAGCATGGACGCGTTCTGGTTCTGGAAAAAAGACAAACAGCCGTTGTATGAAGGAAAAATCGAAGAGATCCATATGCCGAATAACAGCGGGCAACCGTTCGTTCTGGGCGTCATCTTCTTCTTCCTGGGCTTCTTCCTCATCTTCAGCTGGTGGATTCCGTCCATTATCGCCGGCCTGGGTGTGCTGATTATGCTCGCGGTCCGCTCCTTCGAGCGCGATCACGGCCATCACATCCCAGTGAAGACGATTCAGGAGACGGAACAACGATTGCGGGGTGAACAAGCATGAAATTAGACAATACGCTGCCGCTTGAATATCGCTCGGAGGAGAACAGCAACCGTATTTTCGGATTCTGGTTGTTCCTGGGGGCAGAGATTGTCCTCTTCTCCACTCTCTTTGCTGTCTATCTGACATTGTGGAACCGTACGGGCAGCGGCCCGACGGGTACGGATATTTTTGAACTGAAGGGCGTCCTGATCGAGACGTTCCTGCTTCTGACCAGCAGCTTCACCTGCGGTCTCGCGATTCACAGCATGCGTCTTGGATTGAAGAAGCCGTCGCTCGTCTTCTTCGGCATCACTCTGCTGCTCGGCCTTGGCTTCCTGGGCGTCGAGATTGCCGAGTTCGTGACGTATGTCCATGAAGGCGCAACCCTGCAGACGAGCGCCTTCCTGTCCAGCTTGTTCGTGCTGCTGGGCACGCACGGCGCACACGTCACGCTGGGTCTGCTGTGGGGAGCGGGGATTATGATTCAGATTTCACGCGAAGGCTTCACGCTGGATACATCGAACAAGTCGTTCATCTTCTCGCTGTACTGGCATTTCCTTGACGTCGTCTGGATCTTCATCTTCAGCTTTGTCTACTTGAAAGGATTGATGTGACATGAAACAACTGTTCCCGATTCGTCATGTGATGGGATATGTCTTCTCTCTCATCCTTTCTGTCGTCGCGCTGGCCGTCATCTTCTGGGATATGTCGTTCGCCATGGGAATGACCATCCTGCTCGTCTGTGCAGCAATCCAGGCATCTGTGCAGCTATTCTTATTCATGCACGCTACGGAAGACAAGACGACGAAGTCGTCCAACATGACGAACCTCGTCTATGCGCTGTTCGTCGGGCTGGTGACCGTCTTCGGTACGCTGTTCACGATGATCTGGGGTTATCAATAATCGGAAATATTCACTTGCGAATAACGCCTGTTCCTATCATGGAGCAGGCGTATTTCAGACTGTCGGCAAAGTCCTGTCGACAGTCTTTTTCTTAGGCAGGGCGGGGCCGGGGAAGGCAGGACCGTTAGGTCAGGGCAAGCGGGTACGGCAGGAAATTGCTGCACAGGCCAGGCTGTTGGAAAACCCCTGTTTTTTTGCGAAGGGGTGGAGATGGTCCATTTTCCTCATCCAAACTTGGCTATCAGAGCGTTTTTAAATCGATTTTTTCTACCGGGTGAAGAGATCCATCACAGGTAAAAAGTCCAATAGACTACTCAATAGCCTGATTTTACGGGATCCAAGCGACCGCGTCGGATGCTGGGGGCGTCATCGCCTTCAGGAAGCATTATCGGCCTGCTGGAAGCATCGTTGCCTCCTGGGGCTTGGACGTGCGGAGGAAATTGCTGCTATTTTACAGGAATTTCGGCTTAATGAGTCCACATCCCGAGGAATTGCTGCAAATCTACATCATTTTAGGCCCTTTTGCTTCAAGCCGAAGCGAAACCGGGGAAATTCCTGTAATTTTGCAGGATTCCCTTTCTGGAAAAGTCGTCCATATCGAATTGCTGTATTTATGCAGGATTTCGCTTACCGAATAGACGTGTCTGGAGAAATCGTGGAGTTTTGCGGATTTCGCCTGCCGGATGGGCGTGTCTAGAAAATGGTGCAGTTTTCAGGCCGGTAGAAATATCCATTCCCTACTCAAAACTTCTTTCTCAACAGCCTGACAGGCGCAGCATTTTTAGCCTCAAGACGTTAAATTCCGAGAAAATTCTGTAAAACGGCATCATTTCGCCATTTTGAACGCTATCTGCGCCTTGCCGCAGGATTATTACTGTATTTTCGCAGTAATCCTATGTTCGCATACTCGTGCCAATGAAATTGCTGCATTCTTGCAGTATTGGCAGAGCAGATAGCTCCGTTCAGAAGCTCAATCCATATCATGGTGTAAAAAGCAAATGGCACAAAAGAAGAGCCACAGCAAGGATCCTCGTATAGGAATAAGGTTGTCGAGACAACATGCCGAAGGAGGATCTAGCTATGACCAGAGATGAGGGGATAGCGCCTTATTAGAATCTATCATGAATCAAGTTCTTCAGGCGCAGGCAACGTAACAGTGGAAGACGAGACACTATGAGGCGCAGGTTTTCATCTTTTTTATTGGCTTTCCTGTCAATTGTCGTCCTGTCGCAACTTGCTTCAGTGGCTTCCGCATACGAAGATAACACAGACCGTATATCGACTCCTTGTACCCCCCTTTTTATCAATGCGATCCGCCGCCTATGTGACCCATCGCCCCCTTCCAGAATAGGATGCTCTAGGCGAATAACTAGAGGGAGGATCCGAACGCTATGCATGATTACCCCATGTATCCATATTACAGTACAATGACGAAGTGCAAGGAGCAGCCGATTACGTTCCCGCCCCAGCATCAAGATCAACAGCCGGGATTGGAATATGTAATGTATCCGCGGCCGATCGCGGAGAATCCGCACTATACCGGCAGCGGCAAGCTTCGGGATCGGGTCGTGCTCATTACGGGCGGAGACAGCGGCATTGGCCGGGCCGTGGCCATTGCTTGCGCCAAGGAAGGCGCGGCGGTGGCATTCGCTTACTTGTATGAAGAGGTCGAGGCGCAGGAGACCCGCACCCGGATCGAACAGTTAGGAGGGCCCGTCCTGGCGATGAAGGCTGATCTGCGCACTAGGGCGGCGTGCTGCGATATCGTGGAGCAGACGGTGCGCCGCTTCGGACGGCTCGATGTGCTGGTGAACAATATTGGCGTGCAGTATCCGCAGCACAGCCTGCTTGATATTACGGAGGAGCAGCTGGAGCAGACGTTCCGCACCAATATTTTCTCCTTCTTCTTCGTCACGCAGGCGGCACTGCCTCATCTGAAGCCGGGCAGCTCGATTATCAATACCGCCTCAGTTACCGCTTACCGGGGCGAAAAGACCTTGATTGACTATTCATCGACGAAGGGAGCCGTCGTATCCTTCACCCGCTCATTGTCCCTCTCGCTGGTCGATCAGGGCATCCGCGTCAACGCCGTCGCTCCTGGCCCGATCTGGACGCCGCTCATTCCGTCCAGCTTCTCCGCCGATCGGGTGGCGGTCTTCGGCTCGAATACGCCAATGAAGCGGGCCGGCCAGCCGTTCGAGCTCGCTCCCGCCTACATCTACCTGGCAAGCGACGATTCCCGCTACGTCACCGGCGAGACGATGCATGTGAACGGAGGCGGGTTCATTACCTCCTGACTCTGACCGCAAGGAGCAGGACGGATCGCTGTCCGGCGGCCAGCCAGGCAGCCGATTGCCGGCCGAGGCTAGGCCGCCTTTCTTCGCATGACTTGATAGATAACCTCGGAGAAGACCAGCCCCATCGCGATCGCCCCCGAGATCATCGCCGCCTTGACCGCAAGCTGAACCGCAATGTCGTATTGATTCCCGACCGCGTGCCGCATCGCGTCATAGGCCATGCCGCCGGGGACAAGCGGGATAATGCCGGAGACATTGAATACAATGATCGGGGTCCGGTACTTCTTGGCGAACACGTGGCTCACCATCGTCACGACGAAGGAGGCGATCAAGGTCGCCGGAATCGTATCGATCGCGACCATCGTACACGACAGGTAGACGAGCCACCCGATTAAGCCGACGAAGCCGCACTGCACGAGATTTTTCCCGGGAACGTTGAAAAGAATGCCGAAGGCAGCCGTCGCGAAGAAGCTGACCGCCAGTTGTTCGATGAAGCTCATTCCCATCCTCCTTCCATTATCCGAGGGACAAGACGCATGCGATGCCGGCTCCGATCGCGAAGGCGGTCAGGAAGGCTTCCGCGCCCTTCGAGATGCCGGAGACGAGATGTCCGGCCATCAGATCCCGTACGGCATTCGTAATCAGCAGTCCGGGCACGAGCGGCATGACCGAGCCGATGATGATTTTATCCAATTCGCGCCCCAACCCATATGCGACGCATAGATAGGATACCGTCCCGATGGCGATCGATGCCAGGAACTCGGCGAAAAACTTGATGCGTACCAGCCCGTGCACATACAGCAGCAGTGAGAAGCCGATGCCGCCCGCCAGCATCGCCGGCACGAATTCCGGCCAGCCGCCCCGGAACATAATGGCGAAGCAGCCGCTCGATATCGTCGCCGCGGCGATCTGCATCCATAGCGGATAGGCCAGCCGGGCCTTATCGATCCGCTGCAGCAAGCGCAGCGCCTCTGCCGCCGGGAGCCCGTCGCCGCTAATCTTGCG contains the following coding sequences:
- a CDS encoding threonine/serine exporter family protein, which gives rise to MSAQPSASYEVTQVCLLAGKIMLQCGGETYRVEDTMRRIAAAYGYENSHSFVTPTGIIFAIDGSATATRLFRIEERSTDLKKVTLVNNISRKISGDGLPAAEALRLLQRIDKARLAYPLWMQIAAATISSGCFAIMFRGGWPEFVPAMLAGGIGFSLLLYVHGLVRIKFFAEFLASIAIGTVSYLCVAYGLGRELDKIIIGSVMPLVPGLLITNAVRDLMAGHLVSGISKGAEAFLTAFAIGAGIACVLSLG
- the qoxB gene encoding cytochrome aa3 quinol oxidase subunit I, with the translated sequence MKWDEFFVTGEPMIYGAMASIVIVSLAILIGLTYFKKWGYLWREWLTTVDHKRIGVMYIIAALLMLFRGGVDALLMRTQLAGPDMKILNAQHYNEIFTTHGVIMILFMAMPFIIGLMNVVIPLQIGARDVAFPRLNAVSFWLFFSGAMLFNISFVIGGSPDAGWTAYFPLASVEFSPTVGMNFYSIALQIAGIGTLMTGVNFIVTILKMRAPGMTLMRMPMFTWSVLITCVIILFAFPVLTVALALMMFDRMFGAQFFTMANGGMDMLWANLFWVWGHPEVYIVVLPAFGIYSEIISTFSRKNLYGYKSMVFSMVAISLLSFVVWAHHFYTMGHGAMVNGFFSVTTMAIAVPTGVKIFNWLFTMQKGKIQFTTPMMYALAFIPIFTIGGVTGVMLAMASADYQYHNTMFLVAHFHYVLIPGTVFAVIAGMYYWFPKVFGFRLNERLGKISFWFIAICFNVTFLPLFFLGLNGMTRRMYTYSAETGFGPLNLIATIGSFGLAIGFAILVYNIYWSARYAPRDKTGDPWDARTLEWSTHSPVPEYNFAVIPNVKSMDAFWFWKKDKQPLYEGKIEEIHMPNNSGQPFVLGVIFFFLGFFLIFSWWIPSIIAGLGVLIMLAVRSFERDHGHHIPVKTIQETEQRLRGEQA
- a CDS encoding SDR family oxidoreductase, producing MHDYPMYPYYSTMTKCKEQPITFPPQHQDQQPGLEYVMYPRPIAENPHYTGSGKLRDRVVLITGGDSGIGRAVAIACAKEGAAVAFAYLYEEVEAQETRTRIEQLGGPVLAMKADLRTRAACCDIVEQTVRRFGRLDVLVNNIGVQYPQHSLLDITEEQLEQTFRTNIFSFFFVTQAALPHLKPGSSIINTASVTAYRGEKTLIDYSSTKGAVVSFTRSLSLSLVDQGIRVNAVAPGPIWTPLIPSSFSADRVAVFGSNTPMKRAGQPFELAPAYIYLASDDSRYVTGETMHVNGGGFITS
- the qoxD gene encoding cytochrome aa3 quinol oxidase subunit IV, whose translation is MKQLFPIRHVMGYVFSLILSVVALAVIFWDMSFAMGMTILLVCAAIQASVQLFLFMHATEDKTTKSSNMTNLVYALFVGLVTVFGTLFTMIWGYQ
- a CDS encoding threonine/serine exporter family protein encodes the protein MSFIEQLAVSFFATAAFGILFNVPGKNLVQCGFVGLIGWLVYLSCTMVAIDTIPATLIASFVVTMVSHVFAKKYRTPIIVFNVSGIIPLVPGGMAYDAMRHAVGNQYDIAVQLAVKAAMISGAIAMGLVFSEVIYQVMRRKAA
- the qoxC gene encoding cytochrome aa3 quinol oxidase subunit III — protein: MKLDNTLPLEYRSEENSNRIFGFWLFLGAEIVLFSTLFAVYLTLWNRTGSGPTGTDIFELKGVLIETFLLLTSSFTCGLAIHSMRLGLKKPSLVFFGITLLLGLGFLGVEIAEFVTYVHEGATLQTSAFLSSLFVLLGTHGAHVTLGLLWGAGIMIQISREGFTLDTSNKSFIFSLYWHFLDVVWIFIFSFVYLKGLM